GGCTGCAAAGAGAGGCTTCCCCGGAGAGGCGTAGCGAGCGGCCGCAGCCGCGGCAGCCTGCCCCGGCGGCGGCGAGCTTGCCGAAGCAGGGTCGACACAGCCCGAGCCCCGGACTTCCTCCTGCCACTTCGTCGCCGCAGCCGAGGCAGGGGCAGGGGAGCACGAAGCCGAGGGCTTGACGGAAGGCTTTTGTGACGTTCTTCACCGCTCTATCGTAAACCTCGTAACCATAGTCCGGTGTTCTTGGGGCGCCGGACGAGAGCGGTATACTGCCCGCGCCGGGTCGTGAAGGGAAACCCTCGAAGGGTTACCCCCCAGGAAAGTAGAAGAACCAGCTCGTCGTGGCGGCCCGCCAGCTCGCTCGCAATCACTCCGCGGCAGGCAGCCCCGATTCGGGCTCCCGCGGCTGGCCCCATGCATCGGGGCCTCATTTCTCGGGGAGGAAGGGAATCTTGAAGCGCTTTTCATTCTGGCTGACCGGTACGCTCTGGATCTTCGGCGGCCTTGCCATGTCATTCCTGCTGCCGGCGTCCGACGCTCATGGGCAGGATCTCCACACCTACTCCGTCACTCTCTCCGGCGGTATCGGCGGCTCCTTCGACGCCGAGCCTGACACCGGTTTGGACAACGACAGCTTCCAGCTCGGTTTGTCCATGATCACCGATCCCCGGGCCCTGCTCACGGCGCGCATCGGCCAGGTCAACCTGGACGGCGACGAAGGCTTCGGCAATCTGCTGGAAGCGGATCTCAGCTACATCACCATCGGCGGTGAGTATCGGTTGCGCAAGCCGTACTTCGACTCCGGTCTCTATCTCGCCCTGGGTGGCTATCAGCTGGAGGGCACCGACATCGCCGGGCAGGACGGTGACGATACCGCCATCGGCGTTGCCATGGGCACCACCGCGGACTTCCCCATCAACCGCTACCTGAGCGTGATGGCGGAGCTTTCCGGCCACTTCGTGGATCTGGACGAGGCCCAATTCTTCGGCATGCTGCACCTGGGCCTGTCGTTCCACTTCTGACCCGACGGCCCACTTCCGAGGGGCAACGTCTCGGAAGGAATTCTTCGAGAGCTCCCGCTGGCCGGGAGCTCTCTTTCTAGCTAGCGACCCGCTCAGCCTGCGGTGTTGTCGAGCAGCGAGCGGTCCAGCTGGACATCCTCGATGATCGCCTCCAGCTCGTCTCCGTCAGCTACCCGCTGGATGATCTGGTCGAGGGTGGCGCGGATCTCCGGATTGTCCCAATTGGTGGCGCCGACGAAGCGCAGGCGGTCGATCTTGCGGTTGTTCACCAGTACGTGGGTTTCCGGCAGCTTGCGGGTGCCGTAGCGGTGGGCCACCTGCCACTCCGGGTCGTAGAGCACCGCGAAGGCCCGCTCGCCGACGAAGGGCTGCACCTTCTGCAGCTCGTCGTCTACCGCCACCATCACCACCTGGAATCCGGGTTTGCCGGAGAAATCCCGGGCCAGTCGTTCGAGGGCTGGAATCTCCTGGATACACGGCGGACACCAGGTTGCCCAGAAATGCAGCAGCACCACCGGCGTCAGATGGTCGCCGAGGGTGGTGGGGCGGCCGGTGGCGTCGAGGAGGAAGCCTCCGGGGGCGGTGGAGGTGCCGTCGCCGCGGGGGATGAAGAGGGAGAGGAGAGCCAGCGCCAGGATCAAACCGAACAGGAATTTTGCCTGCTTGCCGGAGCGGACGGGGCCTTCGTCGCTGGGTTGAAGGGTTTGGCTCAGCAGGTCGTCACTGCCGTCCTCCTCGAGATGCGGCTCCTCGCCGAGCTTCTGCTTCGAGTTCTTCTTGGAGTCTTTGGTCATAGTGGGTGCGCTCGTAGGTTCTCAAATGGTCGGATGCTGGTCCCTCGCCTGCCTCGGAAGAGACGCCCTGGGACCGCCGTCTGTGGAGCCGACGGCTGGACTTGGGGCTCGATCTCTTACAATCTGAACCAAGACGTTCGATGACGAGGATTCTCCCGCACCGGACGAAGGATTCAGACGAATGGCCTCGGAGGGCGGTGAAGATCCTCTCCGAGCCGGAGGCGACGCGACGATTGTATACCTTGGATGAAGACGGCCCGACGGTTCCCCGGCGAGCTTTTTTGGTCGGGGTCAGCCTTGGCGGCGAGCCCCTCGATACGGTGGAAGAGCATCTCGACGAGCTCGAGGAGCTGGTGACCAGCTGTGGTGGGCAGGTCCTGGGGCAGGCGACCCAGCGTCGCCGCTCCCCCAGCGCTTCCACCTTCATCGGCTCCGGCAAGGCCCAGGAGATCGGTGAGGTGGCCCGCAACCTGGGGGCGGAAGTAGTGGTCTTCGACGACGACCTGTCCCCCAGC
Above is a genomic segment from Acidobacteriota bacterium containing:
- a CDS encoding TlpA disulfide reductase family protein, which codes for MTKDSKKNSKQKLGEEPHLEEDGSDDLLSQTLQPSDEGPVRSGKQAKFLFGLILALALLSLFIPRGDGTSTAPGGFLLDATGRPTTLGDHLTPVVLLHFWATWCPPCIQEIPALERLARDFSGKPGFQVVMVAVDDELQKVQPFVGERAFAVLYDPEWQVAHRYGTRKLPETHVLVNNRKIDRLRFVGATNWDNPEIRATLDQIIQRVADGDELEAIIEDVQLDRSLLDNTAG